Genomic segment of Acidobacteriota bacterium:
ACCTGGAACCCCGACAGCGCGGAGAGGGTGCGGCTCGTGACGACGGGGGTGCGGTGCAGCAGGCCGGCGATCGCCTCGCGGGCGGCGCGGACCTCTCGAAGGGTGACGGGGAGCGAGGGCATCGGCGTCGGGCTCCTGGAATCCCGCCAACCGTAGCACAGCATTCGTGATCTATAATCCGCGGCCCGCTGACGAAGCGGCTCCCCTCTGATCCCGCAACCAAAGGAGACGGTGGATGTTCAAGTCCGCGCGTGACCGCGCAACCCTCGTGACACTCTTCTCGACGTTGGCTCTAAGCGCGGCGCCCCTTCTCGCGCAGACGCCGCCCAAGCCCCCGGCTCCGCCGGCGACCCCCGCGAAGCCCGCGGCCGCCGGCGCCGAGGCCCCCTCCACCGATCCTGCGAAGAACAAGGATTTCAAGTCGGCGCTCGACTCGATCAAGGAGTTCCGGCTGAAGGCGCACACCAGGTTTCTCTCGAGCGACCTCCTCGAGGGGCGCGGCACGGGGGCGAGGGGAGGCGACATCGCCGCCGACTACATCGCGACCGAGTTCGCGCTGATGGGCCTCGGGCAGCCGGTCCCCATCGATCCGAACACCAACGAGGTCTCGTACTTCCAGCAGGTGCCGCTCGTCGGCACCGAGACCGATCCGAACGCCAGCTCACTGACCTTCACGAAAGCCGAGCAGACGGTGACCCCCGCGTACCCCGACCAGGCGGTCTTCTGGACCGAGACGCAGCAGCCCGCCGCCGAAGCGTCGGCCGAGCTGGTCTTCGCCGGCTACGGCGCCCTCGCCGCCGAGTACAAGTGGGACGACTTCAAGAACGTCGATCTCACGGGCAAGATCCTCCTCATGCTCGTGAACGATCCGCCGTCCGAGGACCCGAACCTCTTCGGCGGCAAGGCCCTCACGTACTACGGCCGGTGGACGTACAAGTACTGGATCGCCGCCGCCAAGGGGGCCGCCGGATGCATCCTCATCCACAACACCGACATGGCCGGCTACGCGTGGGACGTCGTACGGAGCTCCTGGGGTCGCGAGCGCGCGGCGATGCGCCTCGACCCGAACGCCGACACGCCGCCGCTGCGGGTCGCGGGCTGGGTCACCGAGGAGATCGCGAAGCAGGTTGTCGCCATGGGCGGGCAGGATCTCCAGAAGCTGATCGCCTCGGCCGGCACGCGCGAGTTCAAGCCGGTTCCGCTCGGCGTCACGGCGTCGGGGAAGCTCACCAGCAAGATCCGGAACTTCAACTCGCGGAACGTCGTCGCCTACTGGCCGGGGAGCGACCCGGCACGCAACAAGGAGTTCGTCATCGTCACCGCGCACTACGATCACCTCGGCATCGGCCAGGCCGTGGACGGAGACGCCATCTACAACGGCGCGCAGGACAACGCGACCGGCGTCGCCGCGATGATCGAGGTGGCCCGCGCCGTCACCACGATGAAGACGCGCCCGCGCCGCACGACCCTCTTCATCGCGACCACGGCCGAGGAGCAGGGGCTCAAGGGCTCCGAGCACTTCACCGACCGCCGAAACCTCTTCATCTACCCCGGGCGCATGGCCGCCGACATCAACATCGACGGCCTCACCGCCATCGGCGAGACTCACGACTACATCTTCCTCGGCGGCGACCGATCGCCGCAGCTCGCGAGGTACATCCAGGACGGGGCGGCGGCCCTCGACTACGCCCCCAAGCCCGATCAGCACCCCGAGAAGGGGCACTACTACCGCTCCGATCACTTCAACTTCGCGCGCGTGGGCGTCCCTTCGATCTCGATGGAGAACGGCGTCGACTACGTGGGCAAGCCCGCCGGCTGGGGTGAGGCGCAGTACCAGGACTACCTCGACAAGCGCTACCACCAGCCCAAGGACGAGTTCGACCCGACCTGGGACTTCAAGGGTGTCGCCAAGTCGGCGAGGATCGCCCTCTACCTCGCGTACTCCGCGGCGATGGACGACGCGATGCCGCAGTGGAACCCCGGGGACGAGTTCTTCAAGACGCGGAAGGAAGCCATCGAGGAGCTGCCGCAGTAGGGCGGGGCCGCGCGCGTGGATCTCGACGCCCCGCTCCGATTCGTCAAAGGGGTAGGGCCCGCGCGGGCCGAAGCTCTCGTTGCGGAGGGGTACGAGACCGCCTTCGATCTCCTCCTCCACTTCCCCTTCCGCTACGACGACCGGAGCCGCTTCGCGACGATCTCCGGATTGACGGCCGCATCCGGCCGCGTCACGCTGCAGGCCCGCGTCCTCTCCTCGAGCCTCTTCACGACCCGCCGCCGCGGCATGCGCATCGTCAAGGCGGTCGTGGACGACGGCACCGGCTCTCTCGAGTGCCTCTGGTTCAACCAGCCCTTCATCAAGAAGCACCTCGTGGCCGGCGCCGAGATCATCCTCCACGGCGCCGTGACGCAGGCCGCCGATCGCAAGGGGGCGCTCCAGATGCCCGGCCCCGAGTGGGAGCTGGTGACCCACGGCGCCGGGGACGAGATCCACACCGGCCGCATCGTTCCGGTGCACCGGCGCCTCCCCGATCTCTCGCCGAAGACGCTCAGGCGCCTCATCCACACTCTCCTCGCGTCGCTCCCTGCGGACCTCGTCGACCCGCTCCCCGCGACGCTCCGCGAGAGGCTCGACCTCGCCCCGCGCGCGCAGGCCATCCGGGAGATCCACTTCCCGCCCGCAGGAGCGGATCTCGCAGACCTCGCGGCGCGCCGCGCCCCGGCGCACCGGCGGATGATCTTCGAGGAGTTCTTCGTCCTCCAGCTCGCCCTCGCGCTGCGCCGCCTGAAAGTGCGCCGCGGGACGCGGTCGGGCTCCTACGAGATGACCCCCGAGATCCGATCGCGACTCGCCTCGGTCCTCCCGTTCCATCTGACCGTCGCCCAGCGCCGCGTCCTCCAGGAGATCGTCGCGGACCTCCGCACGCCGCACCCGATGAGCCGGCTGCTCCAGGGAGACGTCGGCTCGGGGAAGACGATCGTCGCGCTCCTCTCGATGCTCTTCGCCGTCGAGAACGGCCTCCAGGCGGCGCTGATGGCCCCCACCGAGATCCTCGCCGAGCAGCATCATCGGGTCATCGAGCGGCTGCTTCACGGCAAGGGCTACCGGAGCATCCTTCTGACCGGTGCCACGCGCCGCACCGCCGGGAAGCCGATCCTCGCGGGGATCTCGGGGGGGTTCTGGCAGATCGTCGTCGGCACGCACGCGATCATCCAGGAGGGGGTGAACTTCCAGCGCCTCGGCCTCGTCGTCGTGGACGAGCAGCACCGCTTCGGCGTGCTGCAGCGCGCGGCTTTGCGTGAAAAAGGCTCGAGCCCCGACGTGCTGATCATGACGGCGACGCCGATCCCGCGGTCGCTGTGCCTGACCGTCTACGGCGATCTCGATCTCTCCGTGATCGACGAGCTTCCTCCGGGGCGGCGGCCGGTGAAGACCTTGCGGCGGAAGGAAGACGCGCGCGAGAAGATCTACGAGTTCGTTCGGAAGGAGATCCGGCAGGGTCGTCAGGCCTACGTCGTGCTGCCTCTCGTGGACGAGTCGGAGACGATTGCCGGCGTGAAGGCGGCGGTGAAGATGGCGGCGGATCTTTCCAAGTCTCTTTCAGACACATCGGTCGGGCTCGTGCACGGGCAGCTCAAGTCCGACGAGCGCGACTCGGTGATGAAGCGGTTCGCGGCGGGGGAGATCGAGCTGCTGGTGGCGACGACGGTCATCGAGGTCGGGATCGACGTCCCGAACGCGACGGTGATGGTCGTCGAGAACGCGGAGCGGTTCGGGCTGTCGCAGCTTCACCAGCTCCGCGGGCGCGTGGGGCGGGGGGCGCACGCGTCGTACTGCATCCTTCTTGAGTCCGACGAGCTGACGCCGGAGGCTTCGCTGCGTCTCGACACCATCGCGGCGACGGAGGACGGGTTCGCGATCGCGGAGAGGGATCTCGAGATCCGGGGGCCGGGGGAGATGACGGGGACGCGGCAGACGGGGATTCCGGAGCTGCGGATCGCGAGCTTGCTGCGCGATCGGGAGATCCTGGAGCTGGCGCGGCTGGAGGCGGCTCGCCTCGTGGAGGGGATGGAGGCGCGGGAGCTCGATGGCCGCGCGGGAGAGAACGCACCGCTCATACGGCACGCGATGCGGCAGTGGGGGACTCGTTTGGGGATCGCGGGGACGGGGTAGGGGGGGAGCCAGGTGAACCCGAAGGCGAGCCACCCCACTCGTGGTCACTTGCTGTGGTCGACAACACAATCTCGCTCCGGGTCTACGAGCTACTCGTGCATGAATCCAACTGGCCGCGGCACGGATGCACGAGCCAAGCGCGTTTGGCATCGACGCGCTTCATCGCCATAGCCTCCCTCAGTAGAGCTCGAAGGCGATCCCATGAACGAGAAAGTCTCAGGATGCCTGGATCAGAACCAGGGGGCGGGTCACTCCCAAAGCTCGTTGATCAGAGCAGTCTGGACGGGGCCATTCCGGTTGACGAAAGTGCTGGGGTGTTCTCGGCAGACATCGCCGACTCGATCGCTATCGAGGTCTCGCGTAATGCAGCAACTCCACCGTCGCGTGTCTACTCGGAGAATTCGCCTGCCTTTTCCTGAACTTCGCCAGAGATGCCGACGAGAAGGTCAAACACGTCGGCGCAGAACTGGATCACGGGCTTCCCGCCGTCTTTGAAGATGTAGTCCGAGGCGGAACTGACACTCTCTGGTTTGATCCAAAGCGGCCCATAATGCGCGGTCTCCTTCCGATGTCGACTCAACTCCTTGAGCAGCGGATGAATGGGTCGGGCGAACACACTTCCGTTCGGCCTACGGTCTGTCGAGAAGTACTTGGAGAGAACCCTCGTCGCTGCTTGGACATACTCTTCGTCCAAGCAGTCGTTTCCTTCTTGGTCCCAGTAGGTGATGTGGTGCAGTTCGTAGGCCATCCAGTCGATTGCCGCGCGGGCCGCCCCAAGGCACGCACTAGTTAGCCATCGGAACTGATCTCTGTCCGTCGTTCTCTGCATGAGATCGAGTAGGAACCGACCTTCTCCAAGCTTGTCATCGGCCATCAGAGGGAACCGGCCAGCGACCACCAGACCCTCGAGATCCCAATCCAGAGCATCATCGTCCATGTACGTCACTCTCCTCCGGGTCCACCCGCGCGTCTGTAATACTGAGCATCGGATGATCTACTCTTCGTCGATGACCTCGAGTTCCAGCACCCAGACGCCCGATCGCTCCCTCTCTGTCTTCTTTACGATCTCCGCCTGCTCCTGGATGCCTCACTGGGCGTGCCACTTCTTCCGCCTGGGAACGGGAAGCACGTTCGCCGTCGGCTCTTGGTCCTTCTCGGCGTTGGACAGCGCGGTCTCTCTCGGAGTCTACGGGATCATCGTGCTCATCAACATCCTCGCCACGACGCACACAGGATTCCGCCCGGCCGCCGCCTTCACCAGCGGGCTGGGACACCTCGGCATCGGCGCGGTTCACGTTTGGCGCCTGATCAGCCCGTTCCGGTTCGAGATCCTCGGGCAGTCGTGGCCGCTCAGCGCATCGGCGGTCCAAGCTACAATCCTCCTGCCGTTCTCACTTCTCTGCTTTCTTGTCTTCGTCAAGGTCATGAGACGATGAGCTCCGGACGATCCCTCCGGACCGCCGCGCTACTCGCGGCCATCGGCCTGTCCTCTCCCGCCTTCGCCACCGAGCCCCACCGCATCAAGGCCGAGCCCAGCCGCGTGGAGGTGACTCTCGTCCTCCTCGATGTGATCGTCACCGACAAGAAAGGCGTCCCGGTGACGGATCTAGGACCGACCGATTTCCAGCTTCTCGTCGACAACACCCTCTCGCCGATCGAAGCCGTCGAGTCGCATTGCTCGGCGCCGGGCGAATCCACCGCCGCCCTTGACGCGCCCCCTCGCTACCTCGTCCTCTTCTTCGACATGTCACACCTCCTCGCCCCTGCCCGCCTTCGCTCCATCAAGGCCGGCATCCAGTTCATCGACGAGATGATGAGCGCGCGGGACCAGGTGATGGTCGTCGCCTTCGCGAAGGGGCTTCACATCGTGAGCCGCTTTACGGGAGAAAGAGCAATCTTGAAGTCCCGGATGGAGGCGATGATCGACGATCACGACCTCATCGACTCGGCCCCGTTCGAAGAGGAGAACACCCTCGCGCGGTTCGACCGCGGCACCGGCGGCGCCCGGCGCCGCGCCTCACCGATGACGATCGGCGGCCCGAGCCCCAGCCTCAACGAGTTCGCGGGGGAGTGCCAGGCCGAGGCGCGGCAGGCCGAGATCGACGCCACGCGGACGGTGCGCGCTATGGCGAACACGATGGAAGCCTTCGAGGGGATCCCCGGGCGCAAGGCGATGGTTCTCATGTCGGAGACGCTCCGGTCGAACCCCGGAGGAACGTTCTACACTGCTTGCGGCCAGTCGTCGCTCCTCGACAACTCGTCGCTGCACCTCACGGTGCTTCCGGAGATCGACGATCTCGTCAGGCGCGCGAACCTCGCGGGGATCTCGTTCTACCCCGTCCATCCCGGCGGGATCTCGGCCGGGGCCACCTCGCTCGCGATGGAAGGGGCCCTCGACTTCCAGCACAGCATCGCGCTCAGCACCGGCGGGCAGGCGTTCATTCTGATGAACAAGCCGCTTCTGCCCTTCGCGCAGGCCGAAGCCGACCTCTCGTGCAACTACGTTCTCGCGTACCGGCCCCCCGAGGGGTTTCGGGAAGGACGCCATCCCGTGACCGTGCACGTCGCGCGGAAGGGCGTGAAGGTCCGTCACCGAGATTCATTCGTCATCTCGAAGCCGGGGGAGGCCTCCGACCGGCAGATGATGGCGGTCCTCTCGAGCCCAGGCCTCTATCGGGATCTCAAGGTCGAATCGCACGCCTACAGCCTCCTCACGCCTCAGCCGGGAAAGCGCCGGATCCTGATCCAGGCGTCGGTGCCCCTCTCGGAGCTGACGCT
This window contains:
- a CDS encoding VWA domain-containing protein: MSSGRSLRTAALLAAIGLSSPAFATEPHRIKAEPSRVEVTLVLLDVIVTDKKGVPVTDLGPTDFQLLVDNTLSPIEAVESHCSAPGESTAALDAPPRYLVLFFDMSHLLAPARLRSIKAGIQFIDEMMSARDQVMVVAFAKGLHIVSRFTGERAILKSRMEAMIDDHDLIDSAPFEEENTLARFDRGTGGARRRASPMTIGGPSPSLNEFAGECQAEARQAEIDATRTVRAMANTMEAFEGIPGRKAMVLMSETLRSNPGGTFYTACGQSSLLDNSSLHLTVLPEIDDLVRRANLAGISFYPVHPGGISAGATSLAMEGALDFQHSIALSTGGQAFILMNKPLLPFAQAEADLSCNYVLAYRPPEGFREGRHPVTVHVARKGVKVRHRDSFVISKPGEASDRQMMAVLSSPGLYRDLKVESHAYSLLTPQPGKRRILIQASVPLSELTLLPTSDAVSRGSLLLRGGIISPHGRLLCDFKEAIAFEAGPRTVAETSRAGIQAACDVEEGENEIVVAARDETGGSLGAFWGTFAFRPGDEGHTPRMLLWGPSRGDVWVRHDEKAWLPSLAGNDGPESETPLLLRPVPTLAADEPAALTCLVCGDEGVGEKDWRALPASASIALSGPLSFSLPARVIPGGARCGWLQAELSAGSLTPGAYVVRPEPPAPFRGGATSRLVVSDAGGAEP
- a CDS encoding M20/M25/M40 family metallo-hydrolase encodes the protein MFKSARDRATLVTLFSTLALSAAPLLAQTPPKPPAPPATPAKPAAAGAEAPSTDPAKNKDFKSALDSIKEFRLKAHTRFLSSDLLEGRGTGARGGDIAADYIATEFALMGLGQPVPIDPNTNEVSYFQQVPLVGTETDPNASSLTFTKAEQTVTPAYPDQAVFWTETQQPAAEASAELVFAGYGALAAEYKWDDFKNVDLTGKILLMLVNDPPSEDPNLFGGKALTYYGRWTYKYWIAAAKGAAGCILIHNTDMAGYAWDVVRSSWGRERAAMRLDPNADTPPLRVAGWVTEEIAKQVVAMGGQDLQKLIASAGTREFKPVPLGVTASGKLTSKIRNFNSRNVVAYWPGSDPARNKEFVIVTAHYDHLGIGQAVDGDAIYNGAQDNATGVAAMIEVARAVTTMKTRPRRTTLFIATTAEEQGLKGSEHFTDRRNLFIYPGRMAADINIDGLTAIGETHDYIFLGGDRSPQLARYIQDGAAALDYAPKPDQHPEKGHYYRSDHFNFARVGVPSISMENGVDYVGKPAGWGEAQYQDYLDKRYHQPKDEFDPTWDFKGVAKSARIALYLAYSAAMDDAMPQWNPGDEFFKTRKEAIEELPQ
- the recG gene encoding ATP-dependent DNA helicase RecG; its protein translation is MDLDAPLRFVKGVGPARAEALVAEGYETAFDLLLHFPFRYDDRSRFATISGLTAASGRVTLQARVLSSSLFTTRRRGMRIVKAVVDDGTGSLECLWFNQPFIKKHLVAGAEIILHGAVTQAADRKGALQMPGPEWELVTHGAGDEIHTGRIVPVHRRLPDLSPKTLRRLIHTLLASLPADLVDPLPATLRERLDLAPRAQAIREIHFPPAGADLADLAARRAPAHRRMIFEEFFVLQLALALRRLKVRRGTRSGSYEMTPEIRSRLASVLPFHLTVAQRRVLQEIVADLRTPHPMSRLLQGDVGSGKTIVALLSMLFAVENGLQAALMAPTEILAEQHHRVIERLLHGKGYRSILLTGATRRTAGKPILAGISGGFWQIVVGTHAIIQEGVNFQRLGLVVVDEQHRFGVLQRAALREKGSSPDVLIMTATPIPRSLCLTVYGDLDLSVIDELPPGRRPVKTLRRKEDAREKIYEFVRKEIRQGRQAYVVLPLVDESETIAGVKAAVKMAADLSKSLSDTSVGLVHGQLKSDERDSVMKRFAAGEIELLVATTVIEVGIDVPNATVMVVENAERFGLSQLHQLRGRVGRGAHASYCILLESDELTPEASLRLDTIAATEDGFAIAERDLEIRGPGEMTGTRQTGIPELRIASLLRDREILELARLEAARLVEGMEARELDGRAGENAPLIRHAMRQWGTRLGIAGTG